A genome region from Amblyraja radiata isolate CabotCenter1 chromosome 4, sAmbRad1.1.pri, whole genome shotgun sequence includes the following:
- the rala gene encoding ras-related protein Ral-A → MAANKTKGQNSLALHKVIMVGSGGVGKSALTLQFMYDEFVEDYEPTKADSYRKKVVLDTEDVQIDILDTAGQEDYAAIRDNYFRSGEGFLCVFSITEQESFAATADFREQILRVKEDENVPFLLIGNKSDLDDKRRVSADEAKNRAEQWNVNYVETSAKTRAHVDKIFFDLMREIRARKMEDSKEKNGKKKRKSIAKRIRERCCIL, encoded by the exons ATGGCAGCAAACAAGACCAAAGGCCAGAATTCCTTGGCACTGCACAAAGTCATTATGGTTGGGAGTGGCGGTGTGGGAAAATCTGCCCTAACACTGCAATTCATGTATGATGAG TTTGTTGAAGATTATGAGCCTACAAAAGCAGACAGTTACCGGAAGAAAGTGGTGCTGGATACTGAAGATGTCCAGATAGATATCCTGGATACTGCAGGTCAAGAAGATTATGCTGCAATCAGGGATAATTATTTTCGCAGCGGTGAAGGCTTCCTCTGTGTCTTTTCCATCACTGAGCAAGAATCTTTTGCAGCTACTGCTGATTTCAG GGAACAGATTCTACGGGTAAAGGAGGATGAGAATGTTCCCTTTCTGCTAATTGGTAATAAATCAGATTTGGATGACAAACGACGAGTGTCTGCGGATGAGGCCAAGAACAGAGCTGAACAATGGAATGTGAATTACGTAGAAACATCTGCAAAAACAAGAGCCCATGTTGATAAG ATTTTTTTTGATTTGATGAGGGAAATAAGAGCAAGAAAAATGGAAGACAGCAAGGAGAAGAATGGAAAGAAGAAAAGGAAAAGCATAGCTAAAAGAATCCGGGAAAGGTGCTGCATATTATAA